In Eucalyptus grandis isolate ANBG69807.140 chromosome 4, ASM1654582v1, whole genome shotgun sequence, the following proteins share a genomic window:
- the LOC104441822 gene encoding anthocyanin synthase: protein MVSVVAGRVESLSSSGIQSIPQEYVRPKEELTSIGDIFEEEKKHEGPQVPTIDLEDIASKDPVVRERCHEELRKAATDWGVMHLVNHGIPNDLIERVKKAGEVFFNLPIEEKEKHANDQGAGKIQGYGSKLANNASGQLEWEDYFFHLVYPEDKRDLSIWPKHPSDYTAATSEYAKLLRQLATKILSALSISLGLEEGRLEKEVGGVEEMLLQMKINYYPKCPQPELALGVEAHTDVSALTFILHNMVPGLQLFYEGKWVTAKCVPNSIIMHIGDTIEILSNRKYKSILHRGLVNKEKVRISWAVFCEPPKEKIILKPLPEMVTEAEPALFPPRTFAQHIEHKLFRKNQAASK, encoded by the exons ATGGTGAGCGTTGTGGCTGGTAGAGTCGAGAGCTTGTCGAGCAGTGGCATTCAGTCGATCCCGCAGGAGTATGTGAGGCCGAAGGAGGAGCTCACAAGCATTGGCGACATCTtcgaggaggagaagaagcatgAGGGCCCTCAGGTCCCAACCATCGACCTCGAGGACATAGCGTCTAAAGACCCCGTGGTGAGGGAGAGGTGCCACGAGGAGCTCAGGAAGGCTGCCACCGACTGGGGCGTCATGCACCTCGTCAACCATGGGATCCCCAACGACCTGATTGAGCGTGTCAAGAAGGCTGGCGAGGTGTTCTTCAACCTCCCGAtcgaggagaaggagaagcatGCCAACGACCAGGGCGCCGGGAAGATCCAGGGCTACGGGAGCAAGCTTGCAAACAATGCCAGCGGGCAGCTCGAGTGGGAGGACTACTTCTTCCACCTCGTTTACCCTGAGGACAAGCGTGACTTGTCCATCTGGCCCAAGCACCCGAGCGATTACAC AGCTGCGACGAGCGAGTACGCCAAGCTGCTGAGACAGCTCGCGACCAAGATCCTGTCAGCACTCTCAATCAGTCTAGGACTCGAAGAAGGGAGGTTGGAGAAGGAAGTCGGCGGGGTTGAGGAAATGCTGCTCCAGATGAAGATCAACTACTACCCGAAATGCCCCCAACCAGAGCTAGCCCTAGGAGTCGAGGCTCACACGGATGTGAGTGCCCTGACTTTTATCCTCCACAACATGGTCCCTGGACTTCAGCTCTTCTACGAGGGCAAGTGGGTCACGGCCAAATGTGTCCCCAACTCCATCATCATGCACATTGGGGACACCATTGAGATCCTGAGCAATCGCAAGTACAAGAGCATCCTCCACCGCGGGCTGGTCAACAAGGAGAAGGTGAGGATCTCGTGGGCCGTCTTCTGCGAGCCTCCAAAGGAGAAGATCATCCTCAAGCCGCTGCCTGAGATGGTGACTGAGGCAGAGCCTGCGCTGTTCCCTCCCCGCACATTTGCTCAGCACATCGAGCACAAGCTCTTCAGGAAGAACCAGGCCGCATCGAAATGA
- the LOC104441823 gene encoding glyoxylate/hydroxypyruvate reductase HPR3: protein MDASSPQNDGVLLLPEVLLLRPSALALPFTAGLGAHFRLLDPLDSPEPARSFLSSRCRAVRALLCLFSPALPVKAETLDLLPSLELVVVSSAGLEHVDLPYCRRRGIAVTNASAAFCEDGADYAVGLLIDVMRRVSHGDRFVRAGSWPVQGELPLGFKLGGKRVGIVGLGSIGSETAKRLASFGCNIAYYSRKERLHVPYTYYANVHDLAANSNILVLCCALTEDTRHIINKDVMSALGNEGIIINVGRGALVDEKELVQRLVRGEIGGAGLDVFEHEPKVPDELFVMDKVVLSPHRAVFTPESLEGVQELIIGNLKAFFSNEPLRSLVQYE from the exons ATGGACGCCAGCTCCCCCCAGAACGACggcgtcctcctcctcccggaggtcctcctcctccgcccctcCGCCCTCGCCCTCCCCTTCACCGCCGGCCTCGGGGCCCACTTCCGCCTCCTCGACCCGCTCGACTCGCCGGAGCCCGCCCGCTCCTTCCTCTCCAGCCGCTGCCGCGCCGTCCGCGCCCTCCTCTGCCTCTTCTCCCCGGCCCTCCCCGTCAAGGCCGAGACCCTCGACCTCCTCCCTTCCCTCGAGCTCGTCGTCGTCTCCAGCGCGGGGCTCGAGCACGTGGACCTCCCCTACTGCCGCCGGCGCGGGATCGCCGTCACGAACGCCAGCGCCGCGTTCTGCGAGGACGGGGCCGACTACGCGGTGGGGTTGCTGATCGACGTGATGCGACGGGTTTCGCACGGCGACCGGTTCGTCCGGGCCGGGTCGTGGCCGGTCCAGGGGGAGCTCCCCCTCGGTTTCAAG TTAGGGGGAAAAAGGGTTGGCATTGTTGGGCTTGGAAGTATTGGCTCCGAGACTGCGAAACGGCTGGCATCTTTTGGATGCAACATTGCCTACtactcaagaaaagaaagactgCACGTTCCATACACTTACTATGCAAATGTCCATGACCTTGCAGCAAATAGCAACATTCTTGTTCTCTGCTGTGCGCTGACAGAAGATACTCGCCACATAATCAACAAGGATGTAATGTCGGCACTTGGGAATGAAGGCATAATCATAAATGTTGGGCGCGGGGCTCTGGTGGATGAGAAAGAGTTGGTGCAGCGGTTGGTGCGAGGTGAGATTGGTGGGGCCGGCCTCGATGTGTTTGAGCACGAGCCCAAGGTGCCGGATGAGCTGTTTGTGATGGACAAAGTTGTGCTCTCTCCACATCGCGCCGTCTTCACCCCAGAATCTTTAGAAGGAGTGCAGGAACTCATAATCGGCAACCTGAAAGCTTTCTTTTCAAATGAACCTTTGAGGTCACTAGTGCAATATGAATGA